The candidate division WOR-3 bacterium genome window below encodes:
- the recG gene encoding ATP-dependent DNA helicase RecG: MMPQLSGKFAKWKDVEFDLNSPVQYLKGVGPKRAYYFKKIGIEKIKDLIFLLPRRYLDRKNLRPIRELKVGEEGTVIGKVLASGVEKTLKKGEVVRIAVGDQTGILYVTWFNRPDLKNTFRINQEVILSGPVSYFRGKSMVNPYYEIMEEGKEEYNYCGAIIPIYPLTENLSLWDIRRTMRQALQIAQPLLRETLPKKILKNYSFPSLPATLNSLHFPETMEETIKARERLVYEEFFYFECLLALNKKRKKEDAPILSNQERLTKSFLSLLPFPLTQSQREVIKEIEDDLQKGKSMTRLLQGDVGSGKTVVALYAMVLACENETQACLMAPTEILAEQHFLNWHPLLAKIGIKSALLTGSTKKKEKIYEGLAKGEIGIVFGTHALIEEDCRFKNLALVIVDEQHRFGVMQRAKLLTKGKSPHFLVMTATPIPRTLSLTLYGDLDISTLKEKPPGRKRIVTRLTSEGKRDKVYDFIKGKLKEGRQVYILCPLIEESEKLDLASAKKTYEEVKIIFNDFSVALLHGRMRSEERMKTMEDFRKGLIQILVTTTVIEVGVDVPNATIILIEHPERFGLAQLHQLRGRVGRGEEVSYCILLAPENISPEAKERLTHFEKMDDGFLLAEKDLELRGPGQFFGVRQHGLPDFKIGDPIKEKEILFRAREDAFAIIEEDPNLEKEENWVIRENIPKRFLAREDLLKVI; encoded by the coding sequence ATGATGCCCCAACTTTCCGGCAAGTTCGCAAAATGGAAGGATGTAGAATTTGACCTCAATTCCCCGGTTCAGTATCTAAAAGGGGTCGGACCAAAAAGGGCATACTATTTTAAGAAGATTGGGATAGAAAAGATTAAAGACCTCATCTTCCTCCTCCCCCGAAGATATTTAGACCGAAAAAATCTCCGCCCCATCCGAGAATTGAAAGTCGGCGAAGAAGGAACAGTGATCGGTAAGGTTTTAGCCAGTGGGGTAGAAAAGACCTTAAAGAAGGGAGAAGTGGTAAGAATCGCTGTTGGCGACCAAACCGGTATTTTGTATGTCACCTGGTTCAACCGCCCCGATCTAAAAAACACCTTCCGGATAAATCAGGAAGTAATCCTTTCCGGACCAGTCTCCTATTTTAGGGGGAAGTCAATGGTCAACCCCTATTACGAAATTATGGAAGAAGGAAAGGAAGAATATAACTACTGCGGCGCCATCATCCCCATCTATCCCTTAACCGAAAACTTATCCCTCTGGGATATCCGCCGCACGATGCGCCAGGCACTCCAAATTGCCCAACCCCTATTAAGAGAAACCCTGCCCAAAAAGATTCTAAAAAATTATTCCTTCCCTTCCCTCCCTGCCACCCTAAATTCCCTCCACTTCCCAGAGACGATGGAAGAGACGATAAAGGCAAGGGAGAGGTTGGTTTATGAAGAGTTCTTCTATTTTGAATGCCTCTTGGCATTGAATAAGAAGCGAAAGAAAGAAGATGCCCCAATTCTTAGCAATCAGGAGAGATTGACCAAGAGTTTCCTCTCCCTCCTCCCTTTCCCCCTCACCCAATCCCAAAGGGAAGTGATTAAGGAGATTGAGGATGATTTACAAAAGGGGAAGAGTATGACCCGGCTTTTGCAGGGTGATGTCGGTTCCGGAAAGACGGTGGTTGCCCTTTACGCGATGGTCTTAGCCTGTGAGAATGAGACCCAAGCCTGCCTCATGGCACCAACCGAAATTTTGGCAGAGCAGCATTTCTTAAACTGGCATCCCCTTTTGGCGAAGATTGGTATAAAAAGCGCCTTACTCACCGGCAGCACAAAAAAGAAGGAGAAAATCTATGAAGGGTTGGCAAAGGGAGAGATTGGGATTGTCTTCGGCACCCACGCCCTGATTGAAGAAGATTGCCGGTTTAAGAATCTCGCCTTGGTGATTGTTGACGAACAGCACCGGTTTGGGGTGATGCAGCGGGCAAAACTTCTAACGAAAGGGAAATCTCCCCACTTTTTGGTGATGACCGCTACCCCCATCCCCCGCACTTTGAGTTTAACCCTTTACGGCGACTTAGATATCTCAACCTTAAAGGAGAAACCTCCGGGAAGGAAAAGAATCGTTACCCGTTTAACGAGCGAAGGAAAGAGGGATAAAGTCTATGATTTTATCAAAGGGAAGTTAAAGGAAGGGAGGCAGGTCTACATCCTCTGCCCCTTGATTGAAGAGTCGGAGAAGTTGGATTTGGCTTCGGCGAAGAAGACCTACGAAGAGGTGAAGATAATCTTTAATGATTTTTCGGTTGCCCTCCTCCACGGTCGGATGAGAAGTGAAGAGAGGATGAAGACGATGGAAGACTTCCGGAAAGGTTTAATCCAAATTTTAGTCACGACCACGGTGATTGAGGTTGGGGTTGATGTGCCCAATGCCACAATCATCTTAATTGAACATCCGGAGCGATTTGGTCTGGCGCAACTCCACCAGTTGCGGGGTCGGGTCGGTCGGGGGGAAGAAGTTTCTTATTGCATCTTATTGGCACCAGAAAATATCTCCCCGGAGGCAAAGGAGCGATTGACCCATTTTGAAAAGATGGATGATGGCTTCCTCTTAGCCGAAAAAGACTTGGAACTGAGAGGACCCGGACAATTCTTCGGTGTCCGCCAGCACGGCTTGCCCGATTTCAAAATCGGCGACCCGATAAAAGAGAAAGAGATCCTCTTCCGGGCAAGAGAGGATGCCTTCGCTATAATTGAAGAAGACCCAAACTTAGAAAAAGAAGAGAATTGGGTCATTCGGGAGAATATCCCGAAGAGATTTTTGGCGCGGGAGGATTTATTAAAGGTGATATGA
- a CDS encoding DUF4837 family protein has translation MRKRFASLFILAFFSCTPLPEVIGRLFDVYVLTNYSEMIKDTLSLILEEEILTPQPEKIFRLRYRPLSQFAVYAQFPNLLLIGTPFDTIIRDFLGEKREIVAKETFAFFTIKEEKKGKKLHQFFIFVAADKEKLCRGLIRYKDRIRYSLEEEIKERIFSLTYTRGENEKIKERLETNYHFSLKVPKGFQLSEKYAAGNFLYLFTHYPDRSIFIYWSDGEKELNPFDLITLRDSLTYLYYDGDYVARKYTTYQETKFFGLPAIKIQGVWQNDKEIIGGPFISYAFNYKGKFYLLDGTLFNPGKRKLNNLFQLSVILLTFQPEGGEKN, from the coding sequence ATGAGAAAGAGATTCGCTTCTCTTTTTATTCTTGCTTTTTTCTCCTGCACCCCCCTGCCCGAGGTGATTGGCAGGTTATTTGATGTCTATGTCTTAACCAACTATTCCGAGATGATAAAGGATACCCTATCCCTAATCTTAGAAGAAGAGATTCTCACCCCCCAACCGGAGAAAATCTTCCGCCTCCGCTATCGCCCCCTCTCCCAATTCGCCGTCTATGCCCAATTCCCCAATCTCTTACTCATCGGCACCCCTTTTGATACCATCATCCGAGATTTCCTTGGGGAGAAAAGGGAGATTGTGGCGAAGGAGACCTTTGCCTTCTTCACCATAAAGGAAGAGAAGAAAGGGAAAAAACTCCACCAATTCTTCATCTTTGTCGCTGCGGATAAAGAGAAGTTGTGCCGGGGGCTTATTAGATATAAAGATAGGATAAGATATTCCTTGGAAGAAGAGATTAAAGAACGGATCTTCTCCCTCACCTATACCCGAGGGGAGAATGAAAAGATAAAAGAGAGGCTTGAGACCAATTACCATTTCTCCTTAAAGGTACCGAAGGGATTTCAATTGTCAGAAAAATATGCCGCCGGCAACTTCCTCTATCTCTTCACCCATTATCCGGACCGGAGCATCTTCATCTACTGGTCGGATGGGGAGAAGGAGTTAAACCCTTTTGATTTAATCACCCTCCGGGATAGCCTAACCTACTTATATTACGATGGTGATTATGTTGCCCGAAAATATACTACCTACCAGGAGACAAAATTCTTTGGTCTTCCCGCGATTAAAATCCAGGGTGTCTGGCAGAATGATAAAGAGATAATCGGTGGTCCTTTTATCTCTTATGCCTTTAATTACAAGGGAAAGTTCTATCTCCTTGACGGCACCCTCTTCAATCCCGGAAAGAGAAAGTTAAATAACCTCTTCCAACTCTCGGTAATTCTTCTCACCTTCCAACCAGAAGGTGGAGAAAAGAATTAA
- a CDS encoding pyridoxal phosphate-dependent aminotransferase family protein: MDLFDKCYEYYPIVERAKKTGFYPYFQPIQSEPDREVVIKGKRLLMFGSNNYLGLTNHPKLKERAIAAIAKYGTGCTGSRFLNGTLDLHEELERNLAEFFKKEDCIVFSTGFQTNLGVISALVRRGDCAITDKLDHASIVDGCQLSFGQVKRFIHNDMEDLEKVLKGIPKEKGKLIIVDGVFSMEGDIANLPEICRLARKYNCRVMVDDAHAVGVLGKNGRGTAEHFGLEEEVDLIMGTFSKSFATIGGFVVGEKRVITFIRHQARSLIFSASIPPPAVATVLAALEIIKNEPERRERLWRNTNKMLKGLKGMGYNIGNSCTPIIPIIIGDDYKTIQFWHNLYEAGLFTNPVIPPAVPSGRSLIRTSYMATHTDEDLDRALEIFEKVGKKMGIIG, from the coding sequence ATGGACTTATTTGACAAGTGTTATGAGTACTATCCAATTGTAGAGAGGGCAAAGAAGACTGGTTTCTATCCCTATTTCCAACCCATCCAATCCGAACCCGACCGGGAGGTGGTAATCAAAGGGAAGAGACTTCTGATGTTCGGTTCCAATAACTATTTGGGACTCACCAACCACCCAAAGTTGAAAGAGAGGGCAATCGCGGCGATTGCGAAATACGGCACCGGTTGCACGGGTTCTCGTTTCTTAAACGGCACTTTAGACTTACACGAGGAGTTGGAGAGAAATCTGGCGGAATTTTTTAAGAAAGAGGATTGTATTGTCTTCTCAACCGGCTTTCAGACTAACTTAGGGGTGATCTCGGCTTTGGTGCGGAGGGGAGATTGTGCCATTACGGATAAACTTGACCACGCCTCAATCGTTGACGGTTGTCAATTATCCTTCGGTCAGGTGAAGAGATTTATTCATAATGATATGGAAGACTTGGAAAAGGTATTAAAAGGGATTCCGAAGGAGAAAGGGAAGTTGATTATCGTGGATGGGGTTTTCAGTATGGAAGGGGATATTGCCAACCTGCCGGAGATTTGCCGGTTAGCGAGGAAATATAACTGTCGGGTGATGGTTGATGATGCCCATGCGGTTGGGGTCTTGGGGAAGAATGGAAGAGGCACGGCGGAACATTTTGGTTTGGAGGAGGAAGTAGATTTGATTATGGGCACATTCTCTAAGTCCTTCGCCACCATCGGTGGTTTTGTCGTTGGGGAAAAGAGGGTGATCACCTTTATCCGCCACCAAGCCCGCTCTTTAATCTTTTCTGCCAGTATCCCGCCCCCGGCGGTGGCGACGGTTCTTGCTGCCTTGGAGATAATAAAGAACGAACCGGAAAGGAGGGAAAGGTTGTGGCGGAATACGAATAAGATGCTTAAAGGGTTAAAAGGGATGGGTTATAATATTGGAAATAGTTGCACGCCAATCATCCCCATTATTATCGGTGACGACTATAAGACCATCCAATTTTGGCATAATCTTTATGAGGCGGGGCTTTTTACCAATCCGGTAATCCCGCCCGCGGTTCCTTCCGGACGTTCCTTAATCCGCACCAGTTATATGGCAACCCACACCGATGAGGATTTGGACCGGGCATTGGAAATTTTTGAGAAGGTTGGGAAGAAGATGGGGATAATTGGATGA
- a CDS encoding glycosyltransferase family 39 protein — translation MPKDSPKERKIIIFISLLLLFLSGFLNYSSPYFYGESWRIFLHLPKMSKEISFSVWWLIIGLPLLLFFSALRFPNFRKILKALPRQKNLPLFLFFTLLFAFSLFPWEYSWVRPSKSHLTIYLILGSVGLIFLLIGIYPKLKFLEEFSNKFLLWLMNLNQKTFILLSSLLLFIISNLVSFLIFNHIPHISDSIAQLFQGRIFANGRLYLTSPPFPDFFDYGHIINNGRWYSQYQFLHPLFLMIGVLIKAPWLINPVLGTLTIPLVYLLGKEIYDEKTGRLAALFTSINPVIFMMSGEYMNHPTSLLFATIFFLFFFRAQREKKLSQGLIAGIALGLVANCRVYTAILIGIPFFFYALYLIKKEPRSLFTFLIMLFSFLGVAALNLLYNWLTNGNPFLFGYVVRWGPGHSIGFGKSGWGIKHTPLRGLINIGHDGNLLNKFLLEIPFPALFLVFFPFALGNKNRSDWLFLLTFLSLWFGHFFYWFHGIAFGARFLYEVVPVLIILLVRSGKNLGNLIRRAWHLNIPDSTINQFFARTLPLLFFLFLFIGLPPLLRMYYKYWGVDRNLLQRVKKEKIKNGLIFCQELGDAFNANPIHLKGEIIYAQDLGILNPALTLLYPNRHYYQGTKEGLKPLNLPPFPQSALKKILDSLASYLSESLINQYRTVICPFKDLPPEILKGSDKLTDFREVTISVMTQKRTLDDYLPALLLWVVGDCRPHLEIFRYLEKSPYFVAGPYKAKRLWQSSDNRALIAEINFAE, via the coding sequence GTGCCGAAAGACTCCCCCAAAGAGAGAAAGATTATTATCTTTATTAGTCTTCTCCTTCTTTTCCTTTCTGGTTTCTTAAATTACTCTTCTCCCTACTTTTATGGGGAGAGTTGGCGAATCTTTCTTCACCTGCCAAAAATGAGCAAAGAAATCTCTTTTTCTGTTTGGTGGTTAATCATCGGCTTACCCTTACTTCTCTTCTTTTCCGCCCTACGCTTTCCCAATTTTAGAAAGATATTAAAGGCACTCCCCCGGCAAAAAAATCTCCCCCTCTTTCTATTTTTTACCCTTCTCTTCGCCTTCTCTCTTTTTCCCTGGGAATACTCTTGGGTCCGACCCAGTAAATCCCATCTTACCATCTATCTCATCTTGGGTAGTGTCGGCTTAATTTTTTTGCTCATTGGGATTTATCCGAAACTAAAATTCTTAGAGGAATTTTCCAATAAATTCCTTCTCTGGTTAATGAACCTCAATCAAAAAACCTTTATCCTTCTCTCTTCCCTTCTCCTATTTATTATCTCTAACCTCGTCTCTTTTCTAATCTTTAACCATATTCCCCACATCTCCGATTCCATCGCCCAACTCTTCCAAGGACGGATATTTGCTAATGGCAGACTTTATCTCACTTCTCCCCCGTTCCCTGATTTCTTTGATTACGGTCATATTATCAATAATGGCCGCTGGTATTCCCAATACCAATTCCTCCATCCCCTCTTTTTAATGATTGGTGTGTTAATCAAAGCCCCTTGGCTTATTAATCCCGTTTTGGGCACTTTAACTATTCCCCTCGTCTATCTTCTGGGTAAAGAAATTTATGACGAAAAGACCGGTCGGTTGGCCGCTCTTTTTACTAGTATCAACCCGGTCATCTTTATGATGTCTGGGGAATATATGAATCATCCCACCTCCCTACTCTTTGCCACCATTTTCTTCCTTTTCTTTTTCCGCGCCCAAAGGGAAAAAAAATTATCCCAAGGTTTAATTGCTGGTATCGCCTTAGGTCTGGTTGCCAATTGCCGGGTCTACACCGCAATCCTAATCGGCATCCCTTTCTTCTTTTATGCCCTTTATCTAATAAAGAAAGAACCCCGTTCTCTCTTCACCTTTCTCATTATGCTCTTTTCCTTTCTCGGAGTTGCCGCTCTCAATCTCCTTTACAATTGGCTTACCAATGGCAATCCCTTCCTCTTTGGTTATGTTGTGCGCTGGGGTCCTGGCCATTCCATCGGCTTTGGTAAAAGTGGTTGGGGAATTAAACATACCCCACTCCGGGGACTAATCAATATTGGCCATGATGGGAACCTCTTAAATAAGTTTCTCTTGGAAATTCCCTTTCCCGCCCTTTTTCTCGTCTTTTTCCCCTTCGCCTTGGGGAATAAAAATAGAAGCGATTGGCTTTTTCTTTTAACCTTCCTCTCCCTCTGGTTTGGACATTTCTTCTATTGGTTTCACGGCATCGCCTTTGGTGCCCGATTTTTATACGAAGTGGTGCCGGTCTTAATTATCTTATTAGTCCGGAGTGGAAAAAATTTAGGTAATCTCATCCGCCGGGCTTGGCACCTCAACATCCCCGATTCTACCATAAACCAATTCTTTGCCCGGACCTTACCCCTTCTCTTTTTTCTCTTTCTCTTTATCGGCTTACCACCCCTTCTCCGGATGTATTATAAATATTGGGGGGTTGACCGGAATTTACTCCAAAGGGTGAAAAAGGAAAAGATTAAAAATGGACTCATCTTCTGTCAAGAATTGGGTGATGCCTTCAATGCCAACCCCATTCACTTAAAGGGTGAGATAATCTATGCCCAGGACCTGGGTATCTTAAATCCCGCCCTCACCCTTCTCTATCCTAACCGCCATTACTACCAAGGGACAAAAGAAGGGTTAAAACCGTTAAACCTGCCACCATTTCCCCAATCGGCATTAAAGAAAATCTTAGATTCCCTCGCTTCCTATTTATCGGAAAGCCTCATTAATCAATACCGAACCGTCATCTGCCCCTTTAAAGACCTGCCACCGGAAATTCTTAAAGGGAGCGATAAGTTAACCGACTTTCGGGAAGTGACAATTTCCGTAATGACCCAAAAAAGAACTCTTGACGATTATCTCCCCGCGCTCCTCTTATGGGTTGTGGGTGATTGCCGCCCCCACTTAGAAATCTTTCGCTACTTGGAAAAGTCTCCTTATTTTGTGGCCGGTCCTTATAAGGCGAAACGTCTCTGGCAGAGTAGTGACAATCGGGCACTAATCGCCGAAATCAACTTCGCGGAATAG
- the miaB gene encoding tRNA (N6-isopentenyl adenosine(37)-C2)-methylthiotransferase MiaB — MAKTFFIKTYGCQMNLYDEGIVREILKREGYKPTREEEASLLLILTCAVRRHAERRALGFLSSLKKLKRERPERKIGVLGCLAKAWGEKILSFGADFALGPDNYQKLPAMIKDSTVGVETADSSIETYEDLLPEPKGVSAFLAIMRGCDNFCTYCIVPYCRGRERSKKLLKVLAEAESLVKKGVKEIIVLGQNVLAYKDGERDFLTLLRELNSLEGLVRIRFLTSHPKDLSLALIEEIAHLVKQGKVCPEFHLPLQSGSDKILSLMGRRYTQKEYREKINYLRQLLPDCALTTDLMVGFPGEEEEDFQETLKMVEEIRFDFAYMFKYSERPFTKAKEIEPKVSEKEKQERLSQLISLQNRITKEKNEEMIGKIFPVLIEGIKEDGAFGKTPQGKLVIIPSLSQEGRKGEIYQIKIEKLEGWTPIGTLFKEEK; from the coding sequence ATGGCAAAAACCTTCTTCATTAAGACTTATGGCTGCCAGATGAACCTCTATGATGAGGGGATTGTGCGGGAAATCTTAAAAAGGGAAGGCTACAAACCAACAAGGGAGGAAGAAGCGAGCCTTCTTCTCATTTTAACCTGCGCGGTCCGGAGGCACGCCGAAAGGAGAGCCCTCGGCTTCCTCTCCTCTCTCAAAAAGTTAAAGAGGGAAAGACCGGAAAGGAAAATTGGGGTCTTGGGTTGTTTGGCAAAGGCATGGGGAGAAAAAATTCTCTCCTTTGGTGCCGACTTCGCCTTAGGACCGGATAACTACCAAAAATTACCGGCGATGATAAAAGATTCTACGGTCGGGGTAGAAACGGCCGACTCCTCTATTGAGACCTATGAAGATCTTTTGCCCGAGCCAAAAGGGGTGAGCGCCTTTCTGGCGATTATGCGCGGTTGCGATAACTTCTGTACCTATTGTATTGTCCCTTATTGCCGGGGAAGGGAAAGGTCAAAGAAATTATTAAAGGTTTTGGCAGAAGCGGAAAGTTTGGTGAAGAAAGGAGTGAAAGAAATAATCGTCTTGGGACAGAATGTTTTAGCCTATAAAGATGGCGAAAGAGATTTCTTAACTCTCCTTAGGGAATTGAATTCCTTAGAAGGTTTGGTACGGATTCGCTTCTTAACCTCCCATCCGAAGGATTTATCCCTTGCTCTGATAGAAGAAATTGCCCATCTCGTTAAACAAGGAAAAGTCTGCCCAGAGTTTCACTTACCTTTGCAATCCGGTTCCGATAAAATCCTCTCCCTGATGGGTCGGCGGTATACCCAGAAGGAATACCGAGAGAAGATAAATTACCTCCGCCAACTCCTTCCCGATTGTGCCCTCACCACTGACCTGATGGTTGGCTTTCCCGGGGAGGAAGAGGAAGATTTCCAAGAGACCTTAAAAATGGTGGAGGAGATAAGATTTGACTTTGCCTATATGTTTAAGTATTCCGAAAGGCCCTTCACCAAGGCAAAAGAGATTGAACCGAAGGTCTCAGAAAAGGAAAAACAGGAGCGGCTCTCCCAATTGATTTCCCTCCAGAACCGGATCACCAAAGAAAAGAATGAGGAGATGATTGGCAAAATCTTTCCGGTTCTAATTGAAGGGATAAAAGAGGATGGGGCTTTTGGGAAAACGCCCCAGGGAAAACTTGTCATCATCCCTTCCCTTTCCCAAGAGGGAAGAAAGGGTGAGATTTATCAGATAAAGATTGAGAAGTTAGAAGGTTGGACCCCAATCGGTACTCTTTTTAAGGAGGAAAAATGA
- a CDS encoding lipopolysaccharide assembly protein LapA domain-containing protein — translation MTALRIALIILIVIAGSILAILNTQVEVKEVKVFWQSYYRVPLAVVMLYSYALGLLTVGIFAGISEIKLRREIRKEKKEKEALLEELQALRNLPLGE, via the coding sequence ATGACCGCTTTGAGAATTGCCCTCATTATTCTCATCGTCATTGCTGGAAGTATTTTAGCCATCCTCAATACCCAAGTGGAAGTAAAAGAGGTTAAGGTCTTCTGGCAGTCTTACTACCGGGTCCCCTTAGCGGTGGTGATGCTCTATTCCTATGCCTTAGGACTCCTCACCGTTGGTATCTTTGCCGGTATCTCGGAAATTAAACTCCGTCGGGAAATCAGGAAAGAGAAGAAGGAGAAGGAAGCCCTCTTGGAAGAATTGCAGGCATTAAGAAATTTGCCCTTAGGCGAATAG
- a CDS encoding tetratricopeptide repeat protein, translated as MAPLIIIFLIIIFLAIYPLIRDAIRKRYQPELDFSLALELIIAGKKEAALEKLKGIVRRNSEFIDAYLYLSDLYLEKGDFHTAMAIGERLALRRNLTREKERKILKHLARLYVKGKRYLKAISILEELIKIEKDPEALSTLFALYLKEENLPAAEKIWEDLVKTNKSKIPLFYAELGKAFLKKEEKKGLAYLEKGKNSENPIPSLLYLAEYYASINEPEKSLAHYEKVIEKNPSSFKRIKDKMEELYYSLGRYEELEDIYRRWIRSHPEILDFFLALSQIYIKKELPEEAIKVLEQYKGREKNYLLHLLAAYLSAGKLEKSRMVLEDLIKRDEVRGKTGTCSYCQTELEVLALICPNCLSWFE; from the coding sequence ATGGCGCCCCTCATCATTATTTTTCTCATCATTATTTTTTTAGCAATCTATCCCTTAATCCGGGATGCCATCCGCAAAAGATACCAACCGGAATTAGACTTCTCTTTAGCCTTAGAACTGATCATTGCCGGAAAGAAGGAAGCGGCATTAGAAAAGTTGAAAGGGATTGTGAGAAGAAATAGTGAATTTATTGATGCCTATCTCTACCTTTCTGACCTCTATTTAGAGAAGGGCGATTTCCATACGGCGATGGCGATTGGCGAAAGGCTCGCCTTACGGAGAAATCTGACCAGAGAGAAAGAGAGGAAGATTCTTAAACACCTTGCCCGATTGTATGTCAAGGGGAAAAGATACCTCAAAGCCATTTCCATCTTAGAAGAACTGATAAAAATTGAGAAAGACCCGGAAGCCCTCTCCACCCTCTTCGCCTTATACTTAAAGGAGGAAAATCTTCCGGCCGCGGAAAAAATCTGGGAAGACCTGGTAAAAACGAATAAGAGTAAAATTCCTCTCTTCTATGCGGAACTGGGTAAAGCCTTTTTGAAAAAAGAGGAGAAGAAAGGGCTTGCCTACTTAGAAAAGGGGAAAAATTCCGAAAACCCCATCCCTTCCCTTCTCTACCTGGCGGAATACTACGCCTCAATTAACGAACCGGAGAAGTCGCTTGCCCATTACGAAAAGGTGATTGAGAAGAATCCGAGTTCTTTCAAGAGGATTAAGGATAAGATGGAAGAACTCTATTACTCCTTAGGCCGCTACGAAGAATTGGAAGATATCTACCGCCGTTGGATAAGATCCCATCCGGAGATTTTAGACTTCTTCTTAGCCCTTTCCCAGATTTACATAAAGAAAGAATTACCCGAAGAGGCGATTAAGGTTTTAGAGCAATATAAGGGAAGAGAGAAAAATTACCTCCTCCATCTCCTCGCCGCCTATCTCTCCGCCGGAAAATTGGAGAAAAGTCGGATGGTCTTGGAAGATTTAATCAAAAGGGACGAGGTGAGAGGGAAGACCGGAACCTGCTCCTACTGCCAAACAGAATTAGAGGTCTTAGCCCTAATCTGTCCCAACTGCCTCTCTTGGTTTGAATAA